In a single window of the Coffea eugenioides isolate CCC68of chromosome 3, Ceug_1.0, whole genome shotgun sequence genome:
- the LOC113766378 gene encoding gibberellin 20 oxidase 1-D-like has translation MPSAKNQLSSSPATNEAKGEQKSLVFDASFLQNQSDIPYEFIWPDEEKPCPEPPPVLHVPCIDLIGFLSGDPVALSTTTKLVKQACLEHGFFLVVNHGMDLQLLKVAHKCLDFFFDRPLQEKQRVQRKLGDHCGYASSFTNRFSSKLPWKETLSFRYCDDGQQALNIVESYFLDAMGEDFRESGKVFQKYSEAMSSLSLKIMELLGTSLGVKAKHFREFFTRNDSIMRLNYYPPCQKPDLTLGTGPHTDPTSLTILHQDHVGGLEVYVNGKWHSVPPNPEAFVVNIGDTFMALSNGIYKSCLHRAIVNSRTPRKSIAFFLCPKMDKVVSPPEELVSFDNPRMFPDFTWSELLEFTQKHYRSDMKTLDAFAKWLIHQRDDKKTAA, from the exons ATGCCTAGTGCTAAAAATCAGTTATCATCATCTCCAGCAACAAATGAAGCCAAAGGTgaacaaaagtcacttgtcttTGACGCATCTTTTCTCCAAAACCAATCCGACATTCCCTATGAGTTCATATGGCCTGATGAGGAAAAGCCTTGTCCTGAACCTCCCCCAGTGCTTCATGTGCCTTGTATAGATTTGATTGGCTTCCTCTCTGGGGACCCTGTCGCTCTCTCCACCACAACTAAGCTAGTAAAGCAGGCATGTCTTGAACATGGTTTCTTTCTTGTGGTTAATCATGGGATGGACTTGCAACTCCTAAAAGTAGCCCACAAGTGCTTGGATTTCTTCTTTGACAGGCCACtacaagaaaaacaaagagTCCAGAGAAAACTTGGGGATCATTGTGGTTATGCTAGCAGCTTCACTAATAGGTTCTCCTCCAAACTTCCATGGAAAGAAACGCTCTCGTTTCGATATTGTGATGATGGTCAGCAAGCCCTTAACATTGTCGAAAGCTACTTCTTGGATGCAATGGGTGAAGATTTTAGAGAATCTGG GAAGGTGTTCCAAAAGTACAGTGAAGCCATGAGCAGTCTATCTCTTAAAATTATGGAGCTTCTGGGAACCAGTCTTGGAGTAAAAGCGAAACATTTCAGAGAATTCTTTACAAGAAATGATTCAATAATGAGATTAAACTACTATCCTCCATGCCAAAAACCTGATCTAACTCTTGGAACAGGTCCTCATACCGACCCTACATCCTTAACAATTCTTCATCAGGATCATGTTGGAGGCCTTGAAGTGTATGTCAATGGAAAATGGCACTCTGTTCCTCCTAACCCTGAGGCTTTCGTTGTCAATATTGGCGACACATTCATG GCTCTTTCAAATGGAATCTACAAAAGTTGCTTGCATAGGGCTATTGTGAACTCTCGAACTCCAAGAAAATCTATTGCATTTTTCCTGTGTCCCAAAATGGATAAGGTTGTAAGCCCCCCGGAAGAATTGGTATCTTTTGATAATCCAAGGATGTTTCCAGATTTTACATGGTCAGAGCTGCTTGAATTCACTCAGAAACATTACAGATCTGATATGAAAACCCTGGACGCTTTTGCGAAATGGCTGATACACCAAAGGGATGATAAAAAAACGGCTGCTTAA